A section of the Labrus mixtus chromosome 15, fLabMix1.1, whole genome shotgun sequence genome encodes:
- the slc52a3 gene encoding solute carrier family 52, riboflavin transporter, member 3-A: MALLVHLLACGFGLGSWVAVNGLWVELPLIVNTLPEAWELPSYLTVIIQLANLGPLMVTLMHKLCPGCLKEHVVIYFILSNGVLACILLAFFWDRTTVVAGALHSTAFFIITFFLSLVDCTSSVTFLPFMMQLPAKYVTTFFIGEGLSGFIPGVVALAQGVGIAKCVNSSQTAGNHTGEDTWTIHTEYLPPNFSPRVFFFFLAAMTCISLAAFTALNRLPRTYELSTENLVPDTVASVSSGLDNPGAEKDGQDVKGQGDGLGQSRPLLGHRHSVYQLTFIYFLVVWINSATNGLLPSVQTYSCMPYGNLAYHLSAALSSVANPLACTIAMFFQNRSLVFLGGLTVLGTGFGSYNMAMAALSPCPLLQGSAVGEMIIVLSWLFFTGTLTYVKVMVGVILRDRSHNALVWCGAAAQMGSLVGSLTMFPLVNVYQLFQSGDFCNTKCL; encoded by the exons ATGGCTCTGTTGGTCCACCTGCTGGCCTGTGGCTTTGGCCTGGGCTCTTGGGTGGCGGTGAACGGCCTGTGGGTGGAGCTGCCCCTCATCGTCAACACGCTCCCGGAGGCCTGGGAGCTCCCATCCTACCTGACGGTCATCATTCAGCTGGCCAACCTGGGACCTCTGATGGTCACCCTCATGCACAAACTGTGCCCGGGTTGCCTTAAGGAGCATGTTGTCATTTACTTTATCCTCTCCAACGGGGTCCTGGCCTGCATCCTGCTTGCCTTCTTCTGGGACAGGACTACGGTGGTGGCCGGGGCGCTGCATAGCACAgccttcttcatcatcaccttcttcctctctttggtGGACTGCACCTCCTCAGTTACCTTCCTGCCTTTCATGATGCAGCTTCCGGCTAAATACGTCACCACCTTCTTTATCGGAGAGGGGCTAAGTGGCTTTATACCTGGCGTAGTCGCTCTGGCGCAAGGTGTGGGCATCGCAAAATGTGTCAACTCCTCTCAGACGGCGGGAAACCACACAGGAGAGGACACGTGGACGATACACACAGAGTACCTTCCTCCTAACTTCTCCCCCCgggtgtttttcttcttcctggcAGCCATGACGTGTATAAGCCTGGCGGCCTTCACAGCGCTGAACAGGCTTCCCCGCACATACGAGCTGTCCACTGAAAACCTCGTGCCAGACACGGTGGCATCTGTCAGCTCGGGGCTGGATAACCCCGGAGCGGAGAAGGACGGACAAGACGTGAAAGGCCAGGGCGACGGGTTAGGCCAGAGCAGGCCTCTGCTTGGCCACAGACACTCTGTATACCAGCTGACCTTCATCTACTTCCTGGTGGTGTGGATTAATAGCGCCACCAACGGCCTCCTGCCCTCTGTGCAGACGTACTCCTGTATGCCCTACGGGAACCTGGCCTATCacctctctgctgctttgtcttcAGTCGCCAATCCGCTGGCTTGCACCATTGCAATGTTCTTCCAAAACAG gtCACTCGTCTTTCTCGGAGGGCTGACGGTGTTGGGGACGGGATTTGGCAGCTACAACATGGCCATGGCAGCTCTGAGTCCATGTCCGCTACTTCAAGGCTCTGCGGTGGGAGAGATGATTATT GTGCTCTCATGGCTCTTCTTTACGGGGACGCTGACTTATGTCAAAGTAATGGTGGGTGTTATCCTGAGAGACCGGAGCCACAACGCCCTGGTCTGGTGTGGCGCTGCGGCGCAGATGGGCTCATTAGTGGGCTCGCTCACCATGTTCCCGCTGGTCAACGTCTACCAGCTGTTTCAGTCTGGAGACTTCTGCAACACTAAATGTCTCTGA